ttttaacaaataattaatagataTTACTCTACCCAATTTTGAATATCTCGTATCAGCACGagatctttaaaattttataaaataatttatataattgtggtattttttcatattgttgaatcaattattttaagaaataatttataattttttaatatattaatttactgGAAGTATGTATTATAAAGATATGTTgacgataataataataatatattatatttcctTAAATACTAAAATAGTGAATAAGAAtgatgataattatattttgttattaaaaaatattttgatttagaatgattgataatattaatgtaTAATATTATTCACAGATATAACATTCAAATTAAGGTAATtagcaaaatttattatttgaacaATCAAACAATACATTCAACATAAATTGGTTTTAAATACTGCAGTGACATAAATAtgtatttgatttgttttttttttctaggaattttttttttagtctttctcAACTATAAGACATCTAATGTATACTTgctaattttattattgaacaacaagaaaattatttaataatattataaatatgttttaatttaatttagttaattattaataagaCGATCACTCATTTGTAAAATAGTTAAagtgaatatttaatttgatatattttaatatataatatttgaagaTATAATATGACAAATGGTAGaatatacaatataaaaataagcaattgaaactaaaaaatataactaaaataattaattttaaataaataattcttagtgttcaaaattaattaaacttgctcaaaaatattttatctataaagttatattaaattaatatagaaatattttttattttatgtttatcaaCTATTTCAATGGATGATTTTAGtagatatttataatttaataagttagccTAGTAATCTTAGTTTTTGTCAGCTAATTTGAtaacttttaactaattttataactattttgaCCAAATAtagtcttaaaaaattataaaaatattaatattaataaaaaaataagaaaaaatcccatcattttattgattttgaaaGAGAGGAGATAATGCTTTCTCTAAATCAAAGAGGGGAGAAACAAGTTTTTCAACTACTTTCACTAATATAACCTTAAAAAATTGAAGGATTTTAATAtaggaaagtttttttttcaaccaaggaaaaaaatctaattatttaattcagaAGAGAGTAGAATCATAATATGCtgctttatttttctaaaatataaaaaagagaattgtaagaagataataataattctgtaaaaaaaagaagaagataataataaattattacaaaatatagaATACAGAATAATGTGATAAGGCGATTCGTGCTTGCCAGCTTTACTCGGCAATGGTGGCAAGGCAACATATATAGGCATCAAcccataaaatatttattatgaaaaattgaaaattgacgaAAAGGGCTTGATTGCacatccttttttctttctgggTTGGAAGAACTTTTCCGATAAAAGATTGATTCACTAAAAAAATGGTGCTGGATCCAGCAAGGCTGGTGCTGGTGCTTTTGATCAGCACCTGCATTTTGGCCATCAATGGTGACACAGATCCAAATGACGGTTAGTGTTTTCTCTGATCTCACTCTCAGCTTTGCACTTTTCATCACTCTGTGTGTGTGACCATTGTGCTAGTGTTAGTTAAGTCtacttctttctttgttttcttcccttttgcttgcttatatatatatggataacTCTGTCAATTCCTCAGCTGATTAGTTTGATTTGGCCTATGTTTTTGTGTCTGGttgtattggttttttttttttttatcatagtgAAGTTTTCCAGCTGATCTCTTCAGTGGCacttgtttaattttgttaccCTGAATGTTACTGGTTTCTCAGATTGATAGAGTGGCCTATGCTTTGTGTACCAATGATTTCAGCAaaagaaggattttttttttatataaaaaataatagttattttattttattttcagttttgttTGAGCTATCAGCTATGTGTTGTGTGTGTGCTGTGTGGCTGGTTGATGCAATTCTCACTTCTTTACTCTAGAGATTGTGGTCAACTAACAATGATTGATTGATGTAATAACACAGTtgctattttcttatattttcttcttaacGTACAGCTGAACAAATTTTCAAGTTCGAAAACAGGAGATTCCTGTTATAATAATATCCACTCAAGCTGCACAAAAACAAATTGCAACAGCTGAGTGGGACCCTTCATCTTCCACATTCATTCCCTTCCATGTACTTGTTGTCTTGGATATTTTGTGTTTTCTGTTTGATGTTCAAATTTGTCGTTCCTATATGATGATGTctaatgcattaaaaaaaaaagaaatctaaGAACTCTATGAGAAGATTTAGCTACAAAGATTGCTGCTGTATCTTAATAAAGCACTAGACCTCGCGTGACATGTGACTGACATCTTGGGCTGTTAAAAGATCACCATTCTATGGCTGCTCTCCATCCTTTGTAGTAGTTCTCAGCATTCACTTGTATCACGAGGTTGATTGCTTTATTACTAATAAAACTAACCTTGAACTGTGGTAGCTGCATTTCTGCTTAATTCCAAAATCCTTCTCAACTTTGTTCTGGGCTTTATGTAATGAATTTTGTCCTGCCATATTTCTGTTATGAGATTTGAAGTATTACAGAGTGATTGAAACAACACCACTAGTATGCTGGATTCTATCTTAAACTACTAAGACCTTGAAGGGTGAAAGCCCAATCGAACATCAATCACTTCCCCAAACTGACTTACTCAGTGGCAACCAACAACCTATAATGCTAGTCACTACTCCCACTGGGGCTAGGAAGTAAGCCCCACAACCCAAAGCGGCAAAGAACAAATAGAATTTGCTACAAAAGCCGGTTAACGGGGGTATTCCTACATATGAGAACATAGTAATGGAGAAGGTAATAGCCGAAATAGGATTCGTTTGGGCTAGAGCGCTCAAATCTGCCATGCAATTTTTGATATATCAATCACTATAGTCTTGTAGGCTCTAGCTATCTATTTAAGGTTTGGGAATAAATATGCTTGTTATACTGATTTTGCATCTTATTATTCATGTTTGATGTAATcctatatgtatatttattcttcttttgttATCCACATCCACGTACTTGACCAGCAACTTGGTCTGCTTTGTGACACTTTGAATGTATAAAATGTTTGCTTGGTGAACATCTGATATTAAATTTTCTAGTAACCCCCAATGATGAACTCTTGTAAATTTAAGTACATAATGGTTTAAAATCCTTGCATATTTACTCTTATTAGGTAAGTGGCTAGGTGATGTGAATAGGTTTTCTTTATGTTCCTCTATAGTCAGTAATATTACTTTTCATGAACTCACATGCATCCATTGATTTAATGTCATATCATGCCATTTTGGCCCAAGAGACTGCAATGCATAATTTTAAGAATCCTTAATGAATTTGAGTttctttattgttattttttctttcttgatgtCTAAGGGTGTAAAGTCAATATCATGAATAATCAATTCTCAAATCTTCAATGTGAACATTTTCTGAATTCAGGCTAAGAAGATCAATGATTAATTTGTTCACTTATGCTTAGAAGTGATAAATGCTATCATAATAGGTTCCTTAGTTGGCAAGTAGTGTTCATatcttaaaatatgtaaaaaggaTGGTAGTGCAGACACTAATGTATTAGAATTTCATCATACTACTTTCTATTTTACATGTCCGGGGTTTACCAACTATCTTTTTCTTAATGTTTGATGCAGTTACTTCTCTAAAGGTTTTGTTTCAAAGTATGAACTCACCTTCCCAGCTAAATTGGAATGGTGATGATCCCTGTGGACAGTCTTGGCAAGGCATCACTTGCTCTGGCAATCGAGTCACAGAGATGTGAAGTCGCAATCTCCCTTTCACTTATGACTTGATTATTAGTGCTTTTGGTGCTGTGATTTCTGATatgattatttgtttatttttcacttCTTATCAGTAAGTTACCTGGTCGTTCACTTTCTGGATCTTTGGGTTACCAGCTAGAACCCTTGTCATCTGTCACAAACCTGTAAGTTAATGGTCTCATTCATATCTTATAGCCAGTTTTATATGTATTGTTACTATTCTTATGACCTTGTCAAATTCTGCAGAGACTTAAGTAACAACAATATTGGTGGCACCATACCATACCAACTTCCTCCTAATCTGCAGTACTTGTATGTTTCTATatcttttattactttttttgttgACTTTTGTTCTGATattataattcattaatttctAACATTCATTGTTCATGTTTCTTTGGATGCAGAAATCTTGCTAATAATAATTTCAATGGGGCAATCCCTTATTCCCTTTCTGAAAAGACTTCGCTTGTAATCCTGTGTGTAATCATCTTCTTAACTTCTTGTACACTTCTTATTGTATAAACCTCCTTCACAAGCAACtggaatcatttttttaatttaatcttggTTATGCAGGAATCTTGGTCACAATCAGCTCCAGCAAGCACTTAATGTTGATTTTCAAAAGCTTTCTTCCCTCTCTACATTGTGAGATTTCCTATTCCTCCTGCCCTTCAACAATATAAAAAGTAGTCTAGATGTCTATCAAGTTTAGTTAACTATAAAATATTGATCGTGTTCATTTTCAGTCTGAGATTTTATGCCTTTTCTTATGGATTATTTTCCATTTTGCATTTGGTAATTTCACAATTTTGCTTCTGATCCCATGTTTAAGACAATTTACATTATCCTGTGAAAAATGATCCATATACTAGGTATAATATCTATTATTTGTTGCAGGGATCTCTCGTTCAATTCTTTGACAGGTGACCTGCCTCAGACTATGAGCTCACTTTCTAGCATAAGAACCATGTAAATGtctaacttttctttttctttttccatttttctgCTTATATTTACATGGCATTGATTACATTCTGAGTTGACTTGTTCACAATTATGTAGGTATCTGCAAAACAACCAGTTTACAGGCACCATTGATGTCCTTGCTAATCTGCCTCTTGGAACTTTGTATGTTTTTGTTTCATATAACAGCTTTGGAATGCCCTTTCCTATATTTCAATAGAAGTTCCTTTTCAGTTGTATTTATGTTCTTAAATTTATCTCAGGAATGTGGGAAACAATCATTTTACTGGCTGGATACCAGAACAATTGAATAACATAATACAGTAAGCATTGACATTATCAGCAGTTTTTGTAAGAATAAATTTTTCGTCATCAATTCTATAAATCTTGAAAATGGTCAAATTTAATGACAGAAAGGATGGTAATGAATGGAGCTCAGGACCTGCACCCCCACCTCCTCCTGGGACACCTCCAGTAGTATCAAGAAATCGAAATCACAAATCTGGGGGTCATAGCCCATCAGATGCTGGCTCAAGTGACGGTGGAGGCAAAAAATCTGGTATAGGAGGTGGTGGCATTGCTGGAATAGTGATCTCCATCTTGGTTGTTGGAGCAATAGTAGCATTCTTTCTGGTGAAGAGAAGATCCAAAAAGTCATTTAATGATGTTGAAAAGCTTGACAATCAACCCTTGGCTCAACATGAAGTGCACGGTCCACATTTTATTCTTGCATACTattgaaaaatcattttcattattttattaagaggTCTCCCTTAGTTTAGGTCAACGAAtattcataacatttcacttaaTTTGTAGGTTCACCCTTCATTCTTCTGAAACCACCTCCTCTATTGACGCCTAACTATGATATACATAATTCTGCTTTTGATAAATGAGTTTTGCAATTCAATCTATAATATTAGAAGATAATCTGTATTTGAACTGTAAGGCAAGTTAGTAGCAATTACTTGAACACTTTTGTCTGGGACAGATGCATGTTTGGCACCATAGCTATGACCAGACTAGAGAAAGCTTATTGTTGTTATAATTAGTTGTGCAAACTGCACCACTAATTAGAAAATGACTGGGCAATCTACATTCTTCTTTAGTGGAAATGACTGCCTTGTCTTAATGCtttcagtttaatttttagccattaatttttattctgctttcattATGTTTTGATTGAAATTGACATATTATTATCTGTCATAATGCAGAAATGAATTCCATGCAAACTTCATCTGTAACTGATTTTAAGACATTTGATACATCTGCGGCCCCAATAAGCCTTAAACCTCCTCCTTTTGATCGTCGCAAATCATTTGATGAGGATGAGTTTTCAAACAAGCCCGTTATAGTCAATAAGCCCACTAAAGTCAAGAAGACTGTAACAGCTCCTGCAAATGTAAAATCATATTCTATAGCTGACCTCCAGATTGCTACTGGAAGCTTCAGCGTGGAGCAACTTCTTGGTGAGGGGTCTTTTGGACGCGTATACCGTGCTCAATTTGATGACGGAAAGGTATTCCATACCTGTTGTTTGCTGTAAATACACCTCTATATCTAATGCTGGTAGCAGAGATATGTAATTCCAAAATAGAATTGtcacattatataattttactaGAAGGGGTCAAATCTGAATATTTTCAATACGAAAGCACGTGAATGCATGTGTTGATGATGCATCTTTTAAGTCTTATGGCTATACAAGTATAAAATCAAAAAGTCTGAGAAGTCCTGTTGCATGTAGATGCTACACGTACAGCCAATAGCCCCCAATAAAATACCATGGACTTTTCTATAGTAGACCATGTCTAGAATCTGTGTATATGCTTATTAATGGTTTTGATTTGGTTTTCTTCTGAAAATGTTGTAGGTTCTTGCCGTGAAGAAGATCGATTCATCTGTCCTTCCCAATGATATGTCTGACGATTTTGTAGAACTAGTTTCAAACATATCCCAATTGCATGATCCCAATGTGACAGAGCTTGTAGGTTATTGTTCAGAGCATGGCCAACACCTACTAGTCTATGAGTTTCATAAAAATGGATCACTGCATGACTTCCTTCACCTACCTGATGAGTGTAGTAAACCATTGATATGGAATTCACGAGTGAAAATTGCTTTGGGGATTGCACGCGCTTTAGAGTAAGTTAGTTGTTTGTTGATGTAGACAGAAGATCTTGATATTACATTTATAAGAAGGTTTTGTGCTATTTCATATTAGGCTGAACCTTATGAATGAATCTGGTTTTCTATTTACTTATTAGCCCATCCTTTCTATCTCCTTTCTCTCCTATCTTTCTACCTGCTTCATATATTTTTCTTGGCTTTTGCATGCTAACCTGTGTCTTAAACTCTTAATTGGttcaatatttttcctttttaatttatttgtgcaTTGTCTTCTTGTAAATAGATTTTTGTAACCATCTTTGTTTTCAACCAGGTTAAAATGTGTAGATTATTACTGTCAAGAACCAACTATCCCATATAGCTTAAGTTGTTGGGTCAAGGCTTATGCATGGTTTTATATTAACATGTCCTGTTGCACAGGAGCCTTTTCGGGCTTAAAGTGTGGACAATTCTCACACACCACTCAGCTTTGGGATAcaattcaacttttaattataagaatagGGTCAGCTAGGATCAAACTCTTGTCCACTTGGTTATATAGACTCTAATATCTTGACAATAACTAAGTCTAATATTCaaacttgaaaatgaaaaaataggataaaatagTTTGGGattatacaatttaattaaaagctaACGTACCCTAGGGAGGGTCCTTGTACACAACCTTacctttgcatatgcaaggaggctgtttccggatttaAATCCATGACCAACTAGTCACCGAGGCACAATTTTACTGCTGTGCAAGGGTTCaccctaaaaattaaaaggattatACAATTTAACTATAAATTTGATACCAACAGATCTAATGTACAAGACAACATAGTTTTGGACTTCAAGCATCAATGTAAATTTTCGCCCTGAGAATCAACAACCTAACTCTACTTGTTTTTCTCCCAGGTACCTACATGAAGTTTGTTCACCATCTGTTGTTCATAAGAATATAAAGTCGGCCAACATATTGCTTGATACAGATTTTAATCCTCATCTTTCTGACAGTGGATTGGCAAGCTATATTCCAAATGCAAACCAGGTGAtttagttttttggaacttaaCAGCTTTATGCTATGAATTGATGTGCTTATAGTTGGATGTGCGATGGTGTTTGGCCAGGGTAGTTTACTCTGTTTCTGTAATTTTTAGGTTTAACTACAAATTCTCATTTTTCAGTTTTGAACCAATTGTTCTTATTCTTACTTAAAACTAATTCTTTAGTTGATATTGCCATATATGTCATTGTCAAGTTATAACAATTAGGGAAAGAAAGTGAGAATGGTTGGACGTATAAATATTTTGCATGAACAACCATTGGCTTTAGTTGCCTTGCCTATTATCGAGAATCATTTCTCCTAAAAGCTTAAGCTGTTACTTAAAGCATAGACAATGCACAAGCCAAGCCACCCTACCTTCATTGGCTGGCTACTGGTGAGAGGCTTGGGTAATTGGCACGAGGTCTTAAGTTTGAAACTTATTGCCaccattttaataaaaaataaatttaacttaattatgaAGTACTGGTAAGGATTGAATTTCAGACCACTCTGGTTAAGACAAGCTTAAGATTGGATAGATATTGTGTTTGTGTCAATCATTGGCAATAATACTGACAGCCCTCTTACTGAATGCTATTTCTCTGTTTGCCCACTGACATTTACATACTAAAAGTATTAGAAGTTCTAACTAATTTCTCATGTTCAGGTATTAAACAATAATGCTGGATCTGGATATGAAGCTCCCGAAGTTGGTTTGTCTGGTCATTATACTCTTAAGAGTGATGTTTATAGCTTCGGAGTTGTCATGTTGGAACTTCTTAGTGGACGGAAACCGTTTGATAGGTAAGATTGATATACCTTTAAGTAGCATAACAGTTTTACTTTTACATGTACACACTTTCAAACATTAATGGGCACATGCATGATTGTTAAAACGTTCCTTCTACAGCTCAAGGCCGAGGTCTGAGCAGGCGTTGGTTCGATGGGCAACACCTCAACTCCATGATATCGATGCTTTGGCTAAAATGGTTGATCCTGCATTGGAAGGACTATACCCTGTGAAGTCCCTTTCTCGATTTGCGGATGTTATTGCTCTATGCGTTCAGGTAATGTCAGTCGTGTttcatcttaaattttattgttttagtgAATAGGCAGTAAATCACTTACTTGTTTTGGGCGTCTATTTGAATTTTTACACAATAATTCCCAAGTGCTAAGTTCAAGCCTTGTGGCACCCTTGGGGATGAACAGCATTTACATGCATTAtcatttattctaattttactTTTGGGGCAGCCGGAGCCGGAATTCCGACCACCTATGTCAGAAGTGGTTCAAGCACTGGTTCGATTAGTGCAGCGAACTAACATGAGCAAGAGGACGTTTGGAACTGATCAAGGAGGATCCAACAGAGGGGGTGATGATAATCAAGATACACAAGACATGTAAATG
The Glycine max cultivar Williams 82 chromosome 16, Glycine_max_v4.0, whole genome shotgun sequence genome window above contains:
- the LRPK gene encoding serine/threonine-protein kinase LRPK precursor — encoded protein: MVLDPARLVLVLLISTCILAINGDTDPNDVTSLKVLFQSMNSPSQLNWNGDDPCGQSWQGITCSGNRVTEIKLPGRSLSGSLGYQLEPLSSVTNLDLSNNNIGGTIPYQLPPNLQYLNLANNNFNGAIPYSLSEKTSLVILNLGHNQLQQALNVDFQKLSSLSTLDLSFNSLTGDLPQTMSSLSSIRTMYLQNNQFTGTIDVLANLPLGTLNVGNNHFTGWIPEQLNNIIQKDGNEWSSGPAPPPPPGTPPVVSRNRNHKSGGHSPSDAGSSDGGGKKSGIGGGGIAGIVISILVVGAIVAFFLVKRRSKKSFNDVEKLDNQPLAQHEVHEMNSMQTSSVTDFKTFDTSAAPISLKPPPFDRRKSFDEDEFSNKPVIVNKPTKVKKTVTAPANVKSYSIADLQIATGSFSVEQLLGEGSFGRVYRAQFDDGKVLAVKKIDSSVLPNDMSDDFVELVSNISQLHDPNVTELVGYCSEHGQHLLVYEFHKNGSLHDFLHLPDECSKPLIWNSRVKIALGIARALEYLHEVCSPSVVHKNIKSANILLDTDFNPHLSDSGLASYIPNANQVLNNNAGSGYEAPEVGLSGHYTLKSDVYSFGVVMLELLSGRKPFDSSRPRSEQALVRWATPQLHDIDALAKMVDPALEGLYPVKSLSRFADVIALCVQPEPEFRPPMSEVVQALVRLVQRTNMSKRTFGTDQGGSNRGGDDNQDTQDM